CTTGAGAATGTCCAGTCAATCAGATATTTGCATTGAGTGTATGTGCACGGCCCTCAAAAATAACACGCGAggtaaaaaataaaaataaaaaaatggACAAGTAATTTACAGCTGTAGCATCGCGGCCATCATGCTGAAGACGGTTATCAATCCGCCGGCGGAGCTAGTCAGAGACGAAGCAGCACCGGTGAAATCGGGTGCAGACGCGTCATCAGTAGAGCTCGCTTCCTGAGACCCCGAGGGGCTGGAAGAGTCGGAGCCGGAGTCGCTGGAGCCGGAATCAGAGCTAGAATCAGAGCCGGAGCCGCCAGTCGAGGTGGGAGAGGCAGACTCGGACTGAGATTCAGAGCTGTCGGTAGTGCCTGTCGAGGTTGAAGTTGGTTTGTCAGTCTCGCTGTCGGTTGTCGACGTCGAGGTCTCACTGGAGGTAGAGGTGGAGGTCTCACTGCTGCTGGTCTCACTGCTGCCGGACGAAGTGCTAGACTCGCTCGAGGTGGAGGAAGTCGTCTTGGATGAAgtgtcatcgtcatcagGCTTGGAGTCGTCGAACTTGATGCTCTGCCAGTCACCTGAGGTGTCCGAGTAGGTGTACTCGCCAGCGGGGTGGGTGTTCTCGATGTGGACAGACTTCACATACATGGTGAAGGGAGCACCGCTGTAGTCAGTCTGGCCACCAGCCCATTCAATGGTACCCTGCTCGTTGTCGGAGTCACCACCGGCCCAGATGCCGAGTCTCAGGCGGGCAGGGGTCTGGGGGAAGCGGCTTCCGCCCTTGGCATCGGCGTAGTTCAGAGTGCGAACAGTGTTGCCGTCAATGGCCCAAGAGACCGACTTGGGAGACCATTCAATCGTGTAGGTGTGGAAGGTCTCCTGGGGAGTGGCCACGGTTTCGTAGGTTGCACGGTCGTAGCTGGAGGTATCACCCTTTCCAAAGTAGTTGGTCTGGATCTGAGTGGTGTCGCCACCAAGAGCCTCCTGTATAACACAAACGCAATTAGCTCAAGTTTCGCGTGTATGCACATGCGGTCAGAAATGAAATGTTCTTGTCGTAGTGGAAACAAAGACAAGGGAAAAAGCAATCATGATACTTACCCAGTCAATCTCATCAAGAACGTCCGACTCGAGGACAATGCTGCTCACGATACCAGTGCCGGGAGCAGCCTTCAGCTCAACTTCGGCTTTACCAAAGAGGAAGTAGAAATCAGTGTCAATGGTGGGCGCATCTCCCTTCTTCGCAACGGTGAACTCggcaccatcatcaccaaaCTCAACATTGCCACTGGCAGTGAGCCAGCCGTCCAGGGCAGATTTACCCTTGGTGAAGTCAGAAGAGAAAGTCTTGCTGTTCAAGCCTGGGTTAGGCTTGCAGGTCTCTTGTTACATCGCGTTAGTATTGGATTGACCACAAAAGAAATTCAACAAGCGGGCGTACTTTTCAGAGGGTTGCAGTCAGAGTATGTCTGAGCCAAAGTGAGGGGAAGCACTGATGCCAGTGCGAGGGCGTATTTGAGATACATGGCGAATTGTTGCTTGAGCAAGTTCTCTCGATAGGCAAGTGAGAGAAACGGACAAATCCGCAGACGGGAGGACCCAGTCTATTTATGTAAGGATCTTAGAAGTAAGCTTTTGTCTGGCGTGATCGCAACGAAGGTGTGCCCCAGAAAAAGGCGAGATTGCGATTCCGCCAacggaaaaagcaaaaagaaagagagataAAGCGAAGGACAAGACCGTTGCTATGGCAGAGTTGATGGAGGGTTGGGGTAGATGTATCCGAGGGCCTTTGAGCCGCCGTTAGGATTAGGCAGCTATTAATACTTTCCCCTGAGCAACAGAGTCAAAGAGGCCCAGTGAATGATACgtccaaccaccaacaagggCGCTCCTGTGTGAGTAAGTCCTGGGCCCGAGGGGGCCAATCTGGAGGGCCACAAACATCATTGGAAGCGAGGCAGCTGTACCCCTGGTTGCAACTTGGGGTGTGAATGAACTCATGCAgcgcagcagcggcaagTCCAAGTGGCCCCAGGGATGTGGCTGAAAGCTGAGAGGCCACTGGTCTCAAAGTCTGAGTCGAATTGACAATGTGATTGACTGAGCAGCAAGGTGATGGTCCTGATGGAGCAAGTGACCATCGATCTGGCGTACCCACACCAGCGTAGGTGACCCAGTCTAAGACATCATAGTGTCCATGCATTTAGACGACAACCATGATGGTTCGTCTGCGAGTGGATTCAGGTGAGTGGAAACAAGTGCAAGTCGGGAGGATCACTGGTCCAACCCAGCCCGGGGAAGCGCTAAAAATCTTGGTTTTCAATGCATTCGCTTATGCCGAGCAAAAAGAGATAGTTACAGTAGTTCCACGAGCCCGGAAAATAAAGGCAGGAGCTGGCGTGTCTCCGCTGTGGCAATAGTATTATCCTCATCATTCCTACCGCATTCGACTTGACAACCAGAAAAGCTGCTCAACAATCGAGTCAGACCCAAGGTTGCATTTTGGTCGCTTAATTCTGTCCGCAGTCTGCACTCTGCCCAATCAGTACGCTGCCTAGTTTCAGGTGAGGCCGCCTTAAAGAGAGCTACTGCAGCGGAGTCCCCTTTAGCGGTAGCGTTCTGTCCACGGCGTGGAGGAAAAGATTTGCTCGTGCACGGTAGAAAAGTGCTCGGCCCCATCACACGGCTCCACCACGACTCGCGTCTCTTCCTCGGACAGCCAGCCCGGCGCCGGGAGGGAATGATGATTTACTGTTGATCGTGTCTGAAGTCTGTTACAGATGTCTTGGGTTGCTGCGACTTCTTGGATTGCTGCGACTGAACCTTGAAATCACTGTCAGGCTGTCAGAGCTGCCAGCTGCTGCCCGCGCAGTGCTGAGTGAGGTCTCCTTCACAAAGAAAGTCAACAAGGTTCACCATCACTTCCAGAGGTTGATGTCTCACCATCAGTAAAGTCAAAAATTGGGCGAACCCACCAGCCAACTGATAAGGCCGACGAAGACGGAGGAAgggaggaaggaaggaagatgCACGGGCACTAGTCCCGGCCGGACATTGTGCCGAGCCTCATCCTGCCTCATCCTTGCAAGCTCCCCTGTGCCGTCTCCTTGATCATGAGCAGGCCTTGAGTCATGTGAattgtctgtctgtctgtctgtcttcATCTGGTGGCTTGGAGAATGGAGGAAGTGGCCCTAAGAATAGTATCCACCAACCCTTGGTACAGAAGGTCCATGTGATGAACCAGCAACatggaaaggaaaacaaagcCGACCGTGGGGTAAAACTGAAAACAGACAGCAATAAAGAAAAGCGCGCAAAACGGTCACTCCGGGGCTCGAACTGCCGATGCCGAAATATCTCTGCCTTACTATCTATGCCTGATTGCTGCCTGACATTTTGGCGGTGACTAAGCCCATCCCCAAACCGTCTTTGTTGGGGGAGTGACGAGAACAACAAGCGCGATTGGCTGGCGGTCAGGCGGTTCAACAAATCAACACCTGCCCCGACATCATGTTGCTGCACCCGTGATCTGATTCAGGCATTGTGGGATGATTCCCCCGCCTTACacctcccctccttctcaacaacaGCCCTCTCTTGTatttcctctctttttcACCTCAATATGCACTGAATACACAGCTACGCTCCTTCAAAACCAGACCAACATGGCGCCGAAATCGAAATCCTCCTCCCGACCCCATAGTACCTGCATCTCTCGCGCTCCTTCGCCCGCAACTGTCTCCCTCGCTGTTTCCTCTGCGCTTCCTATCTCAGACCCAGAACCCTCAGACCGCAAAGTCTACATTCCGATCTGCTTCTGTCTAATCTCATTTGCCGTTATGATATTCAACTAAGTCTTCATGCGCGGAACCTCGCCAAATACCGAGGTTCCTCAATAAAGCGGTGACTATCGAAAAGTGATGCCTGCCTATcactttctctcttcctctcgaaCACGCAACTGCAATGCAACCATAAGACGCCTCATCGAAGGCAGATGCGCGACATGTGACCAGAATCACTCGATCTACCGACCCCGCAACGCATCTCAGCCCTCTACCATACCatctatataactatataagACGATGATTGCTGGACTATCGCCACGCCGCATTCCATAGAACAACAGCCTACCAGCTCCCATCCACTCAATCCCGAATTCAACTAGTCATGCATAATGGTTACACGAACACATCTCACGAGAGTTCCGGGGAGCGCATTCTGGGTGCAGGTCTGACAGACGTGCTCACGAGtacatatattatatatatgtgctttttttttgttgcaCAAAGCCGGAAGAGAAATATACAGCAGGATGAAAAGCACTAGTCTGTTCTTGGATTCTCGTTTCGTGCTGTCATAGGTTGCACTAATAGTGATCCGATcactatattattatagggATTGGGTTACTTAACCATTTATCTGGGATATGCAATACCCTGGTGGTATGTGGCATATCCCTTCATCCCGATTATTCGGGTGCAAGGAGGACACGCAGTGTGACATCTTGGGAGGAATACGTCATTTACTGCTGCTCTATTCGTATCATCTACACTGTTTCGATTTCTTATGACGCAAGTACGTTCATTCAcagttcttttcttttatatatatgtCTATAAGCAGAAATCCAAGATACCCAATTATTTATTTCGAATACCACAATATTTGACAGTCTCTAACAAGAGATTATTACACCACGGTCTATATCAAAAGTAGCAAGTCCCCCCATTTACCGCAGGGTAACCAACTCCTCTGCACTTGTAGGGTGGATAGCAACACAGCTATCAAAGTCCTTCTTCGTAGCGCCCATCTTCACGGCGACACCGAAACCCTGCAGCATCTCTCCAACGCCTAGTCCGAGGATATGCAAACCCACCACCTTCTCTTCAGGCCCGGCAACCACAAGCTTAAACTCGGTggggttcttcttcttctcttcggcaGGGAAGACGTCGTAGTACATCGCTGCGAAGCGGGTGTGATAGACCTTGACATTGGCATCACCGAAGCGCTCGCGGGCTTCGGGCTCGGTGAGACCGACAGTGCCGACTTCGGGGTGGGAGAAGACGACAGTGGGGATGTTGTCGTATGAAAGCTTGGCGGTTTTGAATTCAGCGCCGCCGAAGAGGCGGTTGCCGAGTTGACGGCCGGCGGCAATGGCGACTGTTATTGCGGATTGTTAGAAAATCTTTTCAAAGGTAATGTACGGAGATTTGGAAAGACATACCAGGAGTTAGCTCAGCCTGTCCAGTGACATCGCCAATGGCGTAAATACCATCGACATTGCTGTTTTGGTACTCGTCGACAACGATATGTCCCCTCTGATCACGTTTGACGCCGGGGATGTCAAGGTGCAGGTCCTCCACTTCAGGAAGACGACCAATGGCCCACAAAAGCTCATTGACTTCCAACTCGGAACCGTCGTTCATGATCAGCTTAAGAAGCTtgtccttgcccttgccgtCGCGAAGGAGCTGGACCTCCTTAATACCTGGGTGATGCTTGTGGACCTTGATTCCGGCGGCTTCATATCGCTCGGTCATGGTCTTCTGAATCATCGGGTCGAACTTGCGTAGGAAGGTCTCGCCGCGAATAAGCAAGTTGGTGTCAACACCAACGGTGCCCATAACACCCGCCAACTCGATGGCAATGTATCCGGCAccgacaacagcaacctTCGGAGGAAGCTCTTCAATCTCGAAGAATCCATCGCTCGTGATACCGTGCTCGGCGCCCTTGATGTCCGGGATGCTGGGTCGGCCACCAGTGGCGATCAGAATATGGGGCGCAGTATACCGCGTCGTTGTACCATCATTGGAAGTAACCTCAATGGTCTTTGACTCAACAAAACTCGCACGGCCGTGCACAAGGTCAATACCTTCCTTACCCCAGTTTCTTTCGTAAATTCCGTTCAGGCGCTCGACAGTCGCGTCACGGAGCTTCTTGAAGTGATTGTAGTTGACGTCGACGTTATGGGGGATGTCATAACCGTAATGGCGACCCGCCTCAACGGCTTCAGTGATGGAGGCAAAGTTCCAGGTCATCTTCTTGGGAACACAGCTAGAGTGGACCTCGGTTAGCAATTGCGATAATTCAACCATTGGATAGGAATACACCTTACCCAACGTTCACGCAGGTGCCGCCAGAGCGTCCACTTTCCACAATCAACGTCTTTGCGCCATACCAGCCAGCGGCTCTCCGTCcactaccactgccaccgctTCCACCACCTAGCACGATGTAATCGTACTGCTGAGTCTGTACAGGAGGCATGTTGCTCGAATCCGTGACCGGGGAGGTGGATGAGAAGTGTCTTGTGAGCGACGCGAGACGAGACCCAGTAGAAAGCGAGATAGCCGATGGGGATTGAGAATCCAGGGTGCTTCTCTTAAGGTTCCTGTTGATAGTGCTTCGACTGACAGTTGCGGCAGTGCCGTAACCTCCGTATGCGCGAGAAGATTGACGGATCGGGAATAGCAAAGACGGACGAATAAGCCGAGTCTTCGACGGTTGGGCAGTGAGAGGCCGAAGAGAGGAGCGAGGAAGCATGGAGGGAGTCTAACGACGCGCACCGGCGGATTAAAaagaggggagggagggggatAATGTAGGCAGGCAGATTGGAGGAAAAGCTGGCGGGGAAGCCGAACTCGCGAGCTTCGGCGATTGGAATGACGCTATTGTTGCACTGGCCACTACTACTACAAAAATGAAGAAACGTGTCTCTACACCAAACAAAATCCATCCATTTCAATCTAGAAAGTCTGACATATACCGCGCAAACCAATTGCGTGATCTCCCACTCTTTTGTTTTTCGCCTTCTCGGTGTTTGCTCTTCCTTTTGCAAGTGATTCCTCGGTTGCGTCATTACTCAGCATCACTCGCTCATCTCACTGATTGATAAGCAGTATGGAATCTAGAGTCTAGAATCTGATGATGGgattaataactaaaagCTGCCATGGCAATACTGCAGGGATTGCGAAGATATCATCTATATCATATTGGAATTTGATAGTTGAGTACGGTATATGGGAACTCTTCATACTAGAGTGTACATCGTGTTATTGGGTGAGAACACCACGCATATCACCTAGGGGACAAGTTCGAAGAAAGCCACAACGAGCAGCTAAGCTTGAACTTGAATTTCCCTCGATGCATGTAGCAATATAGCGCTAACCCAAAGCTGACAACATGGTTCCAAAAAAAGATACACCGCCTGCTCCCTGGGtggcgccagcgccagtAATTCTCAGTTCATTGGTAGCAAAAAGGGGTATGGCAATagaaagaaacaaagcaAGTGTATAGATAGTGCTATGTGTCTTGATATCATTCCGAAATCGAAAGACTGGATATCGAAGGTTCGTCAAGGAGTGGGCTTCCAGGTACAGCATCCAATGCAACTGCGTGCAACGCTGGTCTATCCGCGTCTTTTGAAAGCCCGTTTTGGCGTTTCTCCAGCCTATCTCTGACCCAGTCTGCAACTTCTTGGTCGTCGGTAAGTGGGGGCGTGTTTTCGCCCGAGGTTCCATCAGCGAGAGACATTGAGGGTATATCGGTGTTACTTGGTTCAGAGGGGGGCTGCATAAGAGAGGAAAGCCAGGGATGCCGGAGGAGCATATTGTATGACGGGCGGTTTTGAGGGTTTTTATCGAGGCAGGCGTTGACGAAGGAGTGTGCGTCGTCAGAGTATTCGGATTCCGGAAGACCAGGGGCATCGCCATGTACAATAGCCTAGATAGTGTCAGTCATATTCGGCGCAAAATCAGAGGGGAAAAAATACTCACATGCAGCTGGCTAAAAATGTTGTTAAAGGTTTCCGGGGGGTACGGGTACCGGCCGATGGCACATTCAATGATAGATAATCCCAAACTCCAGATGTCACTTTGGACACTATAAGTTCCTCCACTGGAGTTCCCTGATTGTTGCATTCCACCTCCTGCAATACGCTCAGGCGCCATGTAACTTTGGCAACCAATGTTCGTCTTTGCAATACTGGCGACCAGATTTCCGCTAACTCCAAAGTCGCAGATTTTGATCTGGCCACGTGAATTAACAAGAATGTTGGTGGGTTTCACGTCTCTGTGGATAATGTTATGGTCATCCTTGAGAGTCCTCAAACCCATGACAGTAGAAAGAGCCACTTTGCGGAGAATGTTTTCAGGTATGCCTCCACCATAAAGCTTGTCGATAGAGCCACCATCCATGAACTCGACGCAGATGTACACAGCACCTTCCTGGAAAAAGGCGCCATAGAAGTCGATGATGAACGGCGAAACACATCGGTGAAGAATATCCAGCTCCATGATGATCTGCGCAAATTTATTCTCGTCCAACTCCAGCCGAATCTCCTTCATAGCCATAACAGCGCCAGTCAAGGAATCTTGTGCCTTCAATGTCGGAGTACCATCTGTATCTGATTCTTCTCCGCAGGGTCGGCTAACGATTCCACCCAAGCCTTGTCCCGGTTTCCGCATATGGGGGCGGCTATGTCGAACTTTGTACACAGTCCCGTAGTTTCCCTTgcccagctcgtccagacGATCCACTTCGTCTAATGAAATGTTGAAACTTTGGCCAGACGAAAACTCAATGCCGCCTCCATGGAGGAcagccttgttcttgaaCCTCAGGGTTCCTGACTTCGTGTCGATGTACTCCGAATACTTGCTAAAGGCCGTCTCTCCGCCCCCAGCCGGGCCCTTGGCGGGGGACTGGCCTCCAGGCGCCGCACCATTCGGCCCACCAGCATCTGAAAGCTTGAGTCCAGGCTTCATGCGTTTCGCCGCGAGACCACCCTTAGGAGACGGGGTTCCAGGAGGCCCACCAGCGACAGAAGGTGCAGATGCCCAATTCTTCGGGGCCGGTCGCTGGGATGGCGGGAGTCGCCCTGCAACGGCACCTGCCAACGGGCCGTTCATGACTGATGGGTTATTTCCGGCTAATGGGCCAGACGGGCTTGGTTCGCTCGTCGCGCCTTGTTGAGAAGCAGCCGTTGGGATCGCCCCCGTCGAGGTAACCTGGTTCAAACTGGGAGGCGGTGCACCCTGTCTTGAAAGTTGAAAggccttcatcttcgccatgATGTCCTGGTTCGCACTGCTCATGGACGCCTGCGGACGCGGGGTGACCCCGCCGCCATGTCGAGCCGCATTGACCTGGCCTAGATGTGTGGAGGAAGGGGTGATCCCGGCGGCATTATCGGAGGTCGGTCGGAGGACCGGTATCGTCTTGTTGGCAGGCGGTGCAACTTCTTCGTCGGGGGTAATTGGGATATTGTCGGCATCGGAATGAGGGAAAGAAACCGGAGGATTTTCCGTAGCGAAATCGTGTTCAGAAGTCATGGTCGGCGAAATCGCGTCGTCGCAAGATATTATAGACCGGGAGGCGGCAAGGCCGGAGCACGTTCTCCAGCACCTTCGGATCGTCTCACAGCACTGAGCGGCCCGGGAACATGAAGGTAGGCAAAACCGACAGAATATGGAGATCGGCTCGGTCGGAGAGCAAGGCAGGCGATAGCAGCGATAAAGACGACGTTGGCAAACAGAAATTCAAGGAAAGAAGGCAGAAGCGTTCGCCCGGGTAAGAAATGTTCTCGCCGGGGAGTCTCAACTCTCGACGCGGGGCAGAACCTTGGGTCAGCTCTTGGTCCAGAAGCGAAGACTCTCAGCGCCGAAGATACACAGTGACAGTGTTTTCTCCGAGAGAAGCCAGAGATTCGGGAGCGAAAGTTGGGTTTTggtgctcttttcttttttcctccCGCGTGCAATTTCCTTGTTTTCTGGAAGGAAAGACACCTTGTGGGGGACGGCGGGGAATAGCGAAGGCCACAGGCGGATTGAGTGTTGGACACGCGCGCAGCGCTGGGTTGGCAGGCAATATCGATATAAATTAATCTCGCGCACAACTGCCAATGCAACAGAGCTCCTCTTTTTGTGCTCAGGCTGAGTTATCAAAACCGAGCTAGTCAATCACCTCCTAATAATGGAGTTTGTGTCGCGGCTGTTCACACCGGCCAATCACCAGCTTTGCCACCCCAGAAAATCCCGGTGCGTCTCAGCTTCCCAACGGCCAGCAGCCTGACGAATTGACGATCCAACAGAGTCAATCGTCAATCTCGAGAGCTTGCATCATTCTGTCACACCAGGATCCAGGATTTCACCTCCTTCCGTCCAGAGTTGCTCAATGTGGGATATGCAATGACAATGGACTGATCCTGAATGCGGCCCAACTTCTCTCAATCTCAGGGTAAGACCGGGCAGCCCGACCTCTCGCCTTCTCCCGAACCGAAACTTGGATCGATCCCAAGTGCTCGGCCTATTGGATTTTGAGGAAGATAAGCCGCGGTGGGATCCCGCTCTTGTCAAGTTGATTCTATCTTGATGCCTGATGGCCGTCATCAAACGTGAAATCGGGTATGCATCCACAAACCACGGAGCTGTGGCAAAAGAGCCCAAACCGATGCCGTCTTCAAGCCACATTTTTCATCAGCGCCCTTTGACCTCCCCTGCTCTCAGAGTCAATGACTACTCCGTAGTACTAGCCTCATTTAAGTGGCGACCCAAGCCACACCAGGCTGATCTCTTCTCCAGGTTCCCAGACACTAGGCAGCCCTTGTAGTATTGCGTCTCCCTGACTTTGTCTATCCATGCAATGAAACTGATTTGTTACCGCTGATGGTATTCCCGGGGGTAAGGGATTTCTTGCTCAGCTGGTACTCGTGTTGTTCTGGTAATTTAGCCTTTGTCGTTGGTATTCGTGTGCTTGGCTGAGGAGTGTCGCCCTATACTTTCAATTGAATGAATTGGTCGAAGATATATACTCCCGTAGTAGTACTACACTAAATAGCAGGTAGCCAACCATTTGGCTACATTTATTTCTATTCTGAGGCAACTATCACCGTTTGTTAGATAATGCAAggtgcttttttttttttttttcacctTCACTTCCCTATTGTTTATTTCGCTTCTTACCGTATCTGATGCTGGGAGTGAAACCACGGCAGGGGCTGTGTCCACTAACTTCGGTGTACAACCATATGGTGTATGTTGATCATGACATATTCAGCGTTGGGACCGCGCGGACAAGCAGTAACTTGGCCGATCGGAAATGCAGGTGGTCAGTCAGTGGCGAGAGTTTGTTTTAGTTGCAAAAGTACCCCGTCGATATGTTATGTTgtcttgatgatgatgaattGTTAACTCAGAAGCTTTATCAGGCGTCCGGTATGGGCTGGGATTAGCTGATAAGCCCCCTTTTTCTCGTGCCTCTGAATCAAGCCTGGTCAATCAGGCACGGCCGACATAATTGGCTGGAAAGATTCTGTCCAACCCAAAAACGACCACAAAAAGGTTCAGAAGACATCCCTTCGACTACACCACGTTGTCGACTCGGATGGTGACGCGATGGTTGCCAAGAACACCGCCAACTTGAAGTTCTCTCTGGAGATTCCATCAGATCCTAAGCCATAACAAGGATTTTGCGTAACAATAACtgtataaattattaaataaagcaCCTAGTTGTCTGAAGATGCGTTCCTTCTCGACTTATGATCGCGTGGAAGAAGCCCCCACTGGGACAATGGACAAGGAACAAAAGCAGGCCAAGGGGCAGTGGCACAGCAAGTTCTTGGCTCCAGACTAGCGCAGCAGCTAATCCTatcagcagctccagctcgagCATGAGATCATGGCAGCTTCCTGGTTGGAATGATGTGAATTCTGCGTGAGAATCACACCTTGCCCAACACAGGCGCCtttcatctccttcctctttgCAGTTGAGATCTTGGTGACCCCCAATTCGTCCCCGCCTGCTGAATCAAGGCGCCTTTTATCTTCGAAACCATTGTACCACGAGCCTCTGGTAGGTTCCACTTTCCTTGTCAACGTAACTTTATTGCTGTCCAGTTCCCTGGGTATTAATCCCAGCATCTCCGTCATCCTTCGCCATTGCCTCTTCACTGCCGTCTTTCTGCTAACATCACCCTCTCAATAGGGATAAGATAACACCACTCCTGCCGTTGATGGCCTTTTTTACATCTCCTCGATCCTTCCAGAATGCCCAGTCGTTGACTACACGCCAGTTCGTGGCTCAGACGCCGGTGGGCATGCTTCAAGATGTCGTCGGTCCCCATGCGAGCCACCCTCCCTTCATGCACCTAGTGCTTCTCGTCTTCGAAGCTGTCCTTGAAGTCGTCTGTGTCAGCCTTCCCGGTTACATTGCTGCCAAGGTTGGCATGTTTGATGCCGATGCGCAAAAATTTGTTGCCAACCTTAATGTCGCTTTGTTCACACCATGTCTTAGTATGTAGCCCAGCTATCGCTTAT
This region of Aspergillus puulaauensis MK2 DNA, chromosome 5, nearly complete sequence genomic DNA includes:
- the CRF1 gene encoding glycoside hydrolase family 16 protein (CAZy:GH16;~COG:G;~EggNog:ENOG410PJB2;~InterPro:IPR000757,IPR013320,IPR017168;~PFAM:PF00722;~SECRETED:SignalP(1-18);~go_component: GO:0005618 - cell wall [Evidence IEA];~go_function: GO:0004553 - hydrolase activity, hydrolyzing O-glycosyl compounds [Evidence IEA];~go_function: GO:0016798 - hydrolase activity, acting on glycosyl bonds [Evidence IEA];~go_process: GO:0005975 - carbohydrate metabolic process [Evidence IEA];~go_process: GO:0071555 - cell wall organization [Evidence IEA]), with the protein product MYLKYALALASVLPLTLAQTYSDCNPLKKTCKPNPGLNSKTFSSDFTKGKSALDGWLTASGNVEFGDDGAEFTVAKKGDAPTIDTDFYFLFGKAEVELKAAPGTGIVSSIVLESDVLDEIDWEALGGDTTQIQTNYFGKGDTSSYDRATYETVATPQETFHTYTIEWSPKSVSWAIDGNTVRTLNYADAKGGSRFPQTPARLRLGIWAGGDSDNEQGTIEWAGGQTDYSGAPFTMYVKSVHIENTHPAGEYTYSDTSGDWQSIKFDDSKPDDDDTSSKTTSSTSSESSTSSGSSETSSSETSTSTSSETSTSTTDSETDKPTSTSTGTTDSSESQSESASPTSTGGSGSDSSSDSGSSDSGSDSSSPSGSQEASSTDDASAPDFTGAASSLTSSAGGLITVFSMMAAMLQL
- a CDS encoding uncharacterized protein (TransMembrane:1 (o85-101i)); the protein is MIPPPYTSPPSQQQPSLVFPLFFTSICTEYTATLLQNQTNMAPKSKSSSRPHSTCISRAPSPATVSLAVSSALPISDPEPSDRKVYIPICFCLISFAVMIFN
- the glr1 gene encoding glutathione-disulfide reductase GLR1 (BUSCO:EOG09262H1X;~COG:Q;~EggNog:ENOG410PG30;~InterPro:IPR012999,IPR023753,IPR001100,IPR004099, IPR036188,IPR006322,IPR016156;~PFAM:PF02852,PF13738,PF07992,PF00070;~go_function: GO:0004362 - glutathione-disulfide reductase activity [Evidence IEA];~go_function: GO:0016491 - oxidoreductase activity [Evidence IEA];~go_function: GO:0016668 - oxidoreductase activity, acting on a sulfur group of donors, NAD(P) as acceptor [Evidence IEA];~go_function: GO:0050660 - flavin adenine dinucleotide binding [Evidence IEA];~go_function: GO:0050661 - NADP binding [Evidence IEA];~go_process: GO:0006749 - glutathione metabolic process [Evidence IEA];~go_process: GO:0045454 - cell redox homeostasis [Evidence IEA];~go_process: GO:0055114 - oxidation-reduction process [Evidence IEA]), which encodes MLPRSSLRPLTAQPSKTRLIRPSLLFPIRQSSRAYGGYGTAATVSRSTINRNLKRSTLDSQSPSAISLSTGSRLASLTRHFSSTSPVTDSSNMPPVQTQQYDYIVLGGGSGGSGSGRRAAGWYGAKTLIVESGRSGGTCVNVGCVPKKMTWNFASITEAVEAGRHYGYDIPHNVDVNYNHFKKLRDATVERLNGIYERNWGKEGIDLVHGRASFVESKTIEVTSNDGTTTRYTAPHILIATGGRPSIPDIKGAEHGITSDGFFEIEELPPKVAVVGAGYIAIELAGVMGTVGVDTNLLIRGETFLRKFDPMIQKTMTERYEAAGIKVHKHHPGIKEVQLLRDGKGKDKLLKLIMNDGSELEVNELLWAIGRLPEVEDLHLDIPGVKRDQRGHIVVDEYQNSNVDGIYAIGDVTGQAELTPVAIAAGRQLGNRLFGGAEFKTAKLSYDNIPTVVFSHPEVGTVGLTEPEARERFGDANVKVYHTRFAAMYYDVFPAEEKKKNPTEFKLVVAGPEEKVVGLHILGLGVGEMLQGFGVAVKMGATKKDFDSCVAIHPTSAEELVTLR
- the pbs2 gene encoding mitogen-activated protein kinase kinase PBS2 (COG:T;~EggNog:ENOG410PHWT;~InterPro:IPR000719,IPR011009,IPR008271;~PFAM:PF07714,PF00069;~go_function: GO:0004672 - protein kinase activity [Evidence IEA];~go_function: GO:0005524 - ATP binding [Evidence IEA];~go_process: GO:0006468 - protein phosphorylation [Evidence IEA]), with product MTSEHDFATENPPVSFPHSDADNIPITPDEEVAPPANKTIPVLRPTSDNAAGITPSSTHLGQVNAARHGGGVTPRPQASMSSANQDIMAKMKAFQLSRQGAPPPSLNQVTSTGAIPTAASQQGATSEPSPSGPLAGNNPSVMNGPLAGAVAGRLPPSQRPAPKNWASAPSVAGGPPGTPSPKGGLAAKRMKPGLKLSDAGGPNGAAPGGQSPAKGPAGGGETAFSKYSEYIDTKSGTLRFKNKAVLHGGGIEFSSGQSFNISLDEVDRLDELGKGNYGTVYKVRHSRPHMRKPGQGLGGIVSRPCGEESDTDGTPTLKAQDSLTGAVMAMKEIRLELDENKFAQIIMELDILHRCVSPFIIDFYGAFFQEGAVYICVEFMDGGSIDKLYGGGIPENILRKVALSTVMGLRTLKDDHNIIHRDVKPTNILVNSRGQIKICDFGVSGNLVASIAKTNIGCQSYMAPERIAGGGMQQSGNSSGGTYSVQSDIWSLGLSIIECAIGRYPYPPETFNNIFSQLHAIVHGDAPGLPESEYSDDAHSFVNACLDKNPQNRPSYNMLLRHPWLSSLMQPPSEPSNTDIPSMSLADGTSGENTPPLTDDQEVADWVRDRLEKRQNGLSKDADRPALHAVALDAVPGSPLLDEPSISSLSISE